Genomic segment of Oncorhynchus keta strain PuntledgeMale-10-30-2019 chromosome 12, Oket_V2, whole genome shotgun sequence:
caccctctccgagttgggcatctccggcgcggcccacgctgattgcgtcctacctgacaggtcgctcctaccaggtggcgtggcgagaatctgtctcctcaccacgcgctctcaccactggtgtcccccagggctctgttctaggccctctcttattctcgctatacaccaagtcacttggctctgtcataacctcacatggtctctcctatcattgctatgcagacgacacacaattaatcttctcctttcccccttctgatgaccaggtggcgaatcgcatctctgcatgtctggcagacatatcagtgtggatgacggatcaccacctcaagctgaacctcagcaagacggagctcctcttcctcccggggaaggactgcccgttccatgatctcgccatcacggttgacaactccattgtgtcctcctcccagagcgctaagaaccttggcgtgatcctggacaacaccctgacgttctcaactaacatcaaggcggtgtcccgttcctgtaggttcatgctctacaacatccgcagagtacgaccctgcctcacacaggaagcggcgcaggtcctaatccaggcacttgtcatctcccgtcttgattactgcaactcgctgttggctgggctccctgcctgtgccattaaacccctacaactcatccagaacgccgcagcccgtctggtgttcaaccttcccaagttctctcacgtcaccccgctcctccgctctctccactggcttccagttgaagctcgcatccgctacaagaccatggtgctcgcctacggagctgtgaggggaacggcacctcagtacctccaggctctgatcaggccctacacccaaacaagggcactgcgttcatccacctctggcctgctcgcctccctaccactgaggaagtacagttcccgctcagcccagtcaaaactgttcgctgctctggcccccaatggtggaacaaactccctcacgacgccaggacagcggagtcaatcaccaccttccggagacacctgaaaccccacctcttcaaggaatacctaggatatggtaagtaagggtaagtaatccttctcaccccccttctcccccaacaagatttagatgcaagtggctgttccactggttgtcataaggtgtatgcaccaatttgtaagtcgctctggataagagcgtctgctaaatgacttaaatgtaaatgtaaatgtaatatcatTGCGCCTTTTCACCTTGATAAAATGGCTACATCAACAATACCTTGACATGCCGGTGTAGAAAATGTGAGTTTAATTGAACTTGACAGAATCCAAAACGAACATTGTGAAATAAACAAAGTGGGCACTTACCTGCATCACTGACTGTTATGAAGAAAAATGGATACATTGTGAGTTTGGGAATACATCAAAAACGGAGCGGAACCTCATTCTACAGGATTTTTATGGTTCactgttagctatctagctaaatcaTTCTAATGTATCCTGGCAATATAACCAGTCTCTATGTAGATCTAACTATTAGCTAAAGTTATGTTGTCTTATGCTTCAGGTACACAAAAGAGCCGATGGGTGTGAACATCCTCGCAACAATGTTGCCAAATATCTTCAAAACAGCTGGCAGGTCGCAGATTTACCAACCACTGTCTCCGATCCACCATGATCCAGAGACTGTTGGATACCGGACTAGAGGCACGAGAAATAATGTATGTCAGTGGACACAGATTCTAAACCTTGCTTCAAAGTTACTGGATGCCAAATCTGGAAGCGGTGGAGCACTACACAGCAGCATCTTCCCCAGCTAAAAGAACGGCATCAATTTCCAGCGGGGccaacaaacaataacatgggacAATTTATTTAATTCGTGCACAATAAATGGAAACATTCAGATCAACATTAATAAATAATTGGCGAGTGTTAGTCACTCTAGAAGTGGCGCGAATGCTTGGTATTTGCATACATTTAATGTAAGCTTGCTAGCTAGCATGTGGTTAAGAATTTTGTCCGTACTACTTTTTCAGGCAAAGTGTATTTATGAATTGACTTATTAAAGCAACATTTTCAATTTAGATTTGTAGTTCCCTGTGTTGCAACCGGTTTAttaaagcaataaggcacctcgagGGTTAGTGGTATATGGCCTATATACCACGGCTACGGGCTGTATCCCGGCACTCCGTCTTGCGTTGTGAATAACAAACCACTGTCTTGTAGAAAGTGCATTTGTTTGGTCACGTTTATGAACACATTATATAGGCTAGCTACAAGCAGGCAGAATGTGACCAAGGGTGAGAGGGGTCAGGCCTTCTTATATTTAATTTAAattaggcaagtcggttaagaacaaattcttattattttcaatgacggccgaggaacagtgggggttaactgccttgttcaggggcagaacggcagattttcaCCGTggcagcttggggatttgatcttgcaacatttcggttacatttcggttactggcccaacgctctaaccactaggctaccagcttCCAGTTGCCTGGAGCACACCTCGACTCATCCTCATGTGGCAAGTctagagtgtctgtctgtctgtagcacaAAGTCTCTCCTTACCATGAGGTCAGTGATTGACACTAGCACAGCGAGCCTTACAGGAATGAGCATTCCTAAGTGTTACAAGACCAATGAGTTTATAGGAGTAGCCTTTAGTCATgccacctcaaaaagcacaagaaagaggATTGACATCCACCATCTCCTCGATTGTTCTGAAATaatttctgtagttagaaacagataagatcAGCATTACTGAAACATTATTTTGTCAAAATATAATTTtctctctgagaaattaagcgaATTGATTAGGTACTATTGTTACTGAAGATTATATGAATGCAGTCCATTTGTTTGCAATACATTTGCTTAATTTCTCAGATAACATTTTATTTCAACCAAATAATGTTTCAAGAACGCTAATCCAATGTGAGTGAATTTAAGCCTACATGCAACCAGGCATGAAGGCAATATACTGTTTTGAATGCTAACTGTGTGTCACTACCTAAGTGTATTGCAACTTTACAGGGCAGCAATATAAATAGCCGTATATAGTCCAATAACACGATGATGATAAACCTCCTGCTGTTCTGAACTAAGTCAATAGAGAGTAGAATCTAAACATGTTGCCAAATCATGTCACCATCAACACTGATCAAAGGATGTGGTGCTGGATGGTAATCTGAGGGATGGTAACACCCTCAGACAAATCCCATGACAGTGTAATACTGCTggtaggtagctagctacctTACCTAAAAAGAGTTGAGTTACATAACCAACTGCTATGGTGTGAGGGCTATGCTGTCAGCAGCCAGCTCACTGGTACTAGGCTAGATCATTTGCTTCATGTAGTTAATATTGGTTAACAACCTATTGCTCATTCTGCCCTCTAATAATTAACTAAAATTAAGAAGTAATGTTGTTGCACCTCCTCTTCCAAATCCAATGAACAAATAAGAGAAGGCGTAATGTGACCAATGGTTTTCCATCTTACAATCAAAACACAATCAATTATGCATATCTGCATAGTTGTACTAGATACGTATTTATCAAATATGTTCTTTAACGTAACCTGTCAAACTAACCAACCAACCCACCCACACCCAGCAAACTTGCAGTAATGCAGTTGCATTCACTCATCGTTGTCACTCCTGGCTGCCTGGCAGTCACTGCACGTAAACAAACATATCCCAACAGTAATTTCAGTAACGTTAGCAAACCAGACCAAGCACACAGCCTGGGTCAAGTGTCTTGTTTGCATGTTGAAAGCAATAGTAACTTGCTATTATAACCCCTCAACAGTCAAAAACTGTAAATTACTTCTAACGCTTCTGACTCCTTAgctgactagctagctaacaatataGCTACATTTGACGGTAGCTGCTAGCATCTGACGACAGATGATCACAGGGCAAAGACTGTCTGAACTTGAGGTAGCTAACATTTGGCCACCCAGTAACGACCAGCTTGTAATGCTGAATTGACGACATTAGCTAGTTACCCAGCTAGCTAGCCGTTGCCCTCATAGGCGTGTCAATGTTGGTAAACTTATGTTAGCGGGGCTAGCTGTAACGTTAGCAAGATAACGCGCTAGCTAACTTGCTGACAATGTAGATAGGTCTAGATACCTAATTAGCTACTGTAGTTGGATACCGATCTGCCTTCGTGATTTCTTTGACAATGCAATGGGATTATTTAACGATGCATGTTGTTTGTAAATACTTTCAGGGACTGTACAATCGATTGAGAAAATATCCAAGGATCTGACGCCACACTTGGGAACAAACATCAAGCTAACTTTCTCTGGCAGTTTTGCTAGCTAGCAACCAGGCGGAGAAGGAAAACATTGCCACTACGATGCACCTACCTTCTGAGAATGCTGTTGGAGGACATTCTGCTCCACGGTCATGGCCGGTTGAGAATTAAACGAAAATAGTTTCAACAAaggtaaaaaatatttttaaaaataccTAGTTATCTCCAAGTTAAATGGAATAACAGTTAATATGTCCCCCAGTTAACCAACACGATAGCGGGCGCCATGGGAAATGCAGGCATGGAAGAAAAATAAATGCAGCTGGCAAGCGGTCGCTTTTCTGTTCTCGATTAGTATTGCCTTGTTGGACTGCATTTACGTCACTGATCTCGTTTTAGAATTACGTAATGAACAACTTTCAGTTCTGTATTCTTGCATACTTTCCCTTTTCATTTCTTCCTATACGAAACCAATCATTTAAAACCAACGGTTTGGATTTAGTTTAATAACATGCCAGCTTCACTATTAAAGGTTTGAACATATTTGTGTCTTGTGTGATTACCAATGACTATGAATAAGGGTAATACTGTgggttatataatataataactatTTTTcccaaagagagaaagacagcctTGATACAATGTGTGTATTTTCTAGATGACACTTTAATGCCTTAAATGTGTGGTGTAAGGTTAGGGACCAACTCAGTCCATTTCTAATAGCAATGTATTAACAATTAAACAGAGCCCACATTAAATATATTtgcaaatcacacaaaaatgtaGTTAACAAAATCATGTAACATGTTTATTATATTCATTTTCCTGAAGAAAATAGTATCTCCCTTCAGTTGGTAGTGTCATACTTTTCCACTGGTTCTTCAGTGTTCCCAATCTTGGTGGAGGGCTTTGAATGAAGTTTGAGGTTATCAGCAAGTAGGAATGGGTTATTAAGGTGGCAACTCTGAAAAGCACATcacaaaggagagagaaggagaattgGCTACTGGTGCTTGCAGACTACTGCATATAGCTATCTATTCGAACAGTAGGGCTTTTGAGACACTGAGTGGGCTGAGCTGTGTGGTaagcctcctcctcctgttcagaGTGATGCTGTGACCTGAGTGGGATGAAGGTGCTGAAAGTGCTGTACTTCTACATAACAGAGAACATGTAGCCCTGCCAGATACATGACCATAGGATCAACTTATGAGGATTTATTAATTACAATGATAAGAATTGCTGACTAgaatttctctttctttctcttcgtGTAATGTAGCACATATTGTTATGGTCTATATGTATGGTGGAAAAATATACAAATGCATGATGGTTTCTGGATAGCCCAGAGGAAATATACTAGAGGGTTTACCTGAGGGGCACATTTAGGGCTTGGTGCAGGTTTGTCTGAGCTTTGGATGGAGAAGTCAGAGGAGAATCGGGAATGCTGAAGCACGGCTGCCATTTCTGCATCCACGGTTACCTTTATGTCTGTCTGTAGGGATCAAgcagaaacacaaaacacagCTCTTCAGAGGCAAAACGCAGGTCcagaaagggagaagaggaaTACTTGCCAGCTTTTTAATAGGGGAATAGGTTTGGTGACAAATTACTTGGACACACCTCAAAACAATGATACATGTCAAACTTGAGTAAGTCGGGATGGTCAGGGACCGTTCCTTTGTAAGCCACAACTGCGTCGCTCTGCTTTCTATTTTTGGGCAACTTGAAGAGGCGGTAAgttgcagaggtgtgtgtgaTGCCACCTGTGGGGAACAAGAAAACTGATAGTTGGTAATGGAGGTGGTTGAAATTAAACAATATATTCATTTCTTCTCACCCAATCATGTTTCAGAATAATGCTCAAGAGAGATGGTAACAGAGAACGGAACTGTTGAACCTTGCTAGACATTGAAGTCTACCTTCATCTCATTGTCCTATTCATGAGATCATTGAGAGGCAGACATTAATGTGCCATCTTACTTGCTTTCTTCTGTAGCTCACTATTGTGGACTATGATGTGGCTTGCAGTGAGAAGGTACGGAGTACTAAAGCCCACCTCGTGCACTAGAGAGATCAGGTCTCGCCAGTATAGGGCACCACTCAAGCCTTCACCTGTCACGACACAGAAAACATGACATTAGCTTAACAATTCCCAACCAACTCACCCCCCTCCACTGCTATGTTGTTGATATTTTAATGTATCTAGAACAGTGTGTTATTGGGTCTCGCATTGGCTCAACATCATTATTCCTGTCAGATAGCATACATTCAACTTTTAACTCTGTCAGCTGTCACAAAGCAAGCATTCTTACCCCACAGAACTGGGTCTTGTTTCAAATGTTCCGGAACAGCCTTGCTGGAATATATGTCACTAAAGTAAAGTTCCCCACCCTCCTGTAAATACATAGGATTTGACATGAATTAAACATTTTACAATCTATAAAACCTATCAGAGTTCTGACAAGAAGGCTCAAGAGACAATCAAAATACTATATTGTTGTATGAAGATCATGTGATATACTATGAGGGAAtagttttattattttattttggtcATTTATTTTGGTGCTAATCTTTACAAAAATTAATGTTTTACAATGTTGTAGGTGAAGGTAAATCAAACCACATCCTCCTCATAAGTAAAAGTTCATTGTTTCTCCAGCAGACGGCAATAGAGTATCAGCAGATGGCAATAGAGTATCTGATTTCACACTGCGTGTTGCATAACGATAGGTTCACATACCGACAAAGATAAATGAGGAAAAGCAAATGATTCATGAAAATGATGCCACTTTGTAAATCAAGTAGCTTTTAAAATCACATATTCTTGTTTCCAATTTTCAGCATTGCTACTTAATcaatattttatatatttatgtgaGGCATGCAGCATGCTGCTGAGGTATTGGCTGACCACCAGAGAGTGTGAAGGTTACCTTGAGCACTCTGAAAGCCTCCCTGAGAACCGGCTTCTTGTCAGGACACAGACACATGGCACAGTttgacctacagacagacagacagacagacagacagacagacagacagacagacagacagacagacagacagacagacagacagacaggaagacggCAGAGACATCAGTTAGTCAGGGTATTTGGGAACCGATCAGGTCACCAATCAGGGAACAAATTGATAAATCAATCTGTGAACCAATCAGTGAATAATGGTAAATAGATAAGGCATTTCCCTTAACAGACTATTAGCTcaaaggagatggagaggagggattgTCATTGGAAATGTGTTGTGTGGGATTTTCTTCAGTAAGACACTCACTCGAAAAGATCCCCAGCAGAAAGCAAGCCTAAGGGTGTTGAAGGAAGGAACAGCTTTACTCACACCAGAACATCCAGCGAACCACTCTGTATTCCCGTCTCATTCAGTTTCTCTATGTAACCCTGCACAAATATGGTGTTGGGCTTCTCGTAGCCATACTTCTGCTGGTGGTACTGGACATATTTGCGTGATGCCAGGATCTGGGTTTAGGATACATAGTATGAAAATCACTTGTGATCCACAGTTTTATTTGTGATAAGATATTAGGTAGGGAATTCCCACAAAATATATTGTGCGGCACGGTAAGCCTACCAGTTCTGCTGTCATGTCAATGCCGATGACATGACCGCTCTGGCCCACTAGTTTACTGAGAATGAAGCAGTCTCTGCCAGAGCCACTGCCCAGATCCAGCACCTTACA
This window contains:
- the LOC118391788 gene encoding arsenite methyltransferase-like, which codes for MVVPEKLQGCKVLDLGSGSGRDCFILSKLVGQSGHVIGIDMTAELILASRKYVQYHQQKYGYEKPNTIFVQGYIEKLNETGIQSGSLDVLVSNCAMCLCPDKKPVLREAFRVLKEGGELYFSDIYSSKAVPEHLKQDPVLWGEGLSGALYWRDLISLVHEVGFSTPYLLTASHIIVHNSELQKKASGITHTSATYRLFKLPKNRKQSDAVVAYKGTVPDHPDLLKFDMYHCFETDIKVTVDAEMAAVLQHSRFSSDFSIQSSDKPAPSPKCAPQSCHLNNPFLLADNLKLHSKPSTKIGNTEEPVEKYDTTN